In Balaenoptera musculus isolate JJ_BM4_2016_0621 chromosome 19, mBalMus1.pri.v3, whole genome shotgun sequence, one genomic interval encodes:
- the ZNF579 gene encoding zinc finger protein 579: protein MDPRPPPPAQGSPPHRGRGRGRGRGRGRGRGRGRGGAGAPRAPLPCPTCGRLFRFPYYLSRHRLSHSGLRPHACPLCPKAFRRPAHLSRHLRGHGPQPPLRCAACPRTFPEPAQLRRHLAQEHAGGGVELAIERAAKEAAGSGWSPQDKGAEQPTSAAAGAAEEEEAAARPETWSAGEPATLAAATSAEPRESEEEEAEAGAAELRAELALAAGRQEEKQVLLQADWTLLCLRCREAFATKGELKAHPCLRPEGEQEGEGGPPPRPKRHQCSICLKAFARPWSLSRHRLVHSTDRPFVCTDCGLAFRLASYLRQHRRVHGALSLLAPLPAAGKKDDKVSGGRTSGKGPEGGEGAECGGASEGGEGGQNGGDAAPARPPAGEPRFWCPECGKGFRRRAHLRQHGVTHSGARPFQCVRCQREFKRLADLARHAQVHAGGPAPHPCPHCSRRFSRAYSLLRHQRCHRAELERAAAAQQALQAQAPPSPPPPPPPPAGQEEEGLPLPIAHIKEEPPSPGTPPQPPPAPPVFLSASCFDSQDHSAFEMEEEEIDSKAHLRGLGGLAS from the coding sequence ATGGATCCGCGGCCTCCTCCACCAGCCCAGGGCAGCCCACCGCACCGTGGCCGGGGCCGGGGTCGTGGCCGAGGCCGTGGTAGAGGCCGAGGCCGTGGCAGGGGGGGCGCTGGAGCTCCTCGGgcgcccctgccctgccccacctgtGGCCGCCTCTTCCGCTTCCCCTACTACCTCTCCCGGCACCGGCTGAGCCACTCGGGCCTGCGGCCCCACGCCTGCCCCCTGTGCCCCAAGGCCTTCCGCCGGCCTGCCCACCTCTCGCGCCACCTGCGTGGCCACGGGCCGCAGCCCCCGCTGCGCTGCGCCGCCTGCCCCCGCACCTTCCCTGAGCCTGCCCAGCTCAGGCGCCACCTGGCCCAGGAGCACGCGGGCGGCGGGGTCGAGCTGGCCATCGAGAGGGCAGCCAAGGAGGCGGCCGGGTCCGGCTGGAGCCCGCAGGACAAGGGCGCCGAGCAGCCCACCTCTGCAGCAGCGGGCGccgcggaggaggaggaggcggcggcgcggCCCGAGACGTGGTCCGCGGGGGAGCCGGCCACGCTGGCGGCCGCCACGAGCGCGGAGCCCCGCGAgtcggaggaggaggaggccgaggCCGGGGCGGCGGAGCTGAGGGCCGAGCTGGCGCTGGCGGCCGGAcggcaggaggagaagcaggtccTGCTCCAGGCCGACTGGACGCTGCTGTGCCTCCGCTGCCGGGAAGCTTTCGCCACCAAGGGCGAGCTCAAAGCGCACCCGTGCCTGCGCCCCGAGGGCGAACAGGAGGGCGAAGGggggcccccgccccgccccaagCGCCACCAGTGCTCCATCTGCCTCAAGGCCTTCGCCAGGCCCTGGTCGCTGTCCCGCCACCGGCTGGTCCACTCCACCGACCGCCCCTTCGTGTGCACGGACTGCGGCCTGGCCTTCCGCCTCGCCTCCTACCTCCGCCAGCACCGTCGCGTCCACGGCGCGCTCAGCCTCCTGGCCCCGCTGCCCGCGGCGGGCAAGAAGGACGACAAGGTGTCGGGCGGACGGACCTCAGGGAAGGGGCCCGAGGGGGGCGAAGGGGCAGAGTGCGGGGGCGCCTCGGAGGGTGGAGAAGGCGGGCAGAACGGAGGGGATgccgccccggcccggccccccgCCGGGGAGCCCCGATTCTGGTGCCCCGAGTGCGGCAAAGGTTTCCGGCGCCGGGCGCACTTGCGGCAGCACGGGGTGACCCACTCTGGGGCGCGGCCCTTCCAGTGCGTGCGCTGCCAGCGGGAGTTCAAGCGGCTGGCCGACCTGGCCCGCCACGCGCAGGTCCACGCGGGCGGCCCGGCCCCGCACCCGTGCCCGCACTGCTCGCGGCGCTTCTCGCGCGCCTACAGCCTCCTGCGCCACCAACGCTGCCACCGCGCTGAGCTGGAGAGGGCGGCCGCCGCGCAGCAGGCGCTCCAGGCCCAGGCGCCGCCGTCGCctccgccgcccccgccgccccccgctggccaggaggaggaagggctcCCGCTGCCCATCGCACACATCAAGGAGGAGCCGCCCTCCCCGGGGACCCCACCCCAGCCGCCGCCGGCACCCCCCGTCTTCCTCAGCGCCTCCTGTTTTGACAGCCAAGACCACTCAGCCTTCGAGATGGAGGAAGAAGAGATTGACAGCAAGGCTCACCTGCGCGGATTGGGGGGCCTGGCCTCCTGA